A genomic window from Vitis riparia cultivar Riparia Gloire de Montpellier isolate 1030 chromosome 18, EGFV_Vit.rip_1.0, whole genome shotgun sequence includes:
- the LOC117905503 gene encoding probable pectin methyltransferase QUA2 — MSRAMHRGVSGLRISGNSHDSRDSQMKVKTEKEDSEKNRSSDHTCLSFKFPSVPFPDNSSSKHGISENGFASDTFSAGSPRSRHKLTMLVLKLSLVLIVVLALTGSFLWTISITTSSRGQIFHSHGYRRLYEQLVSDLWDIGELSLGPARLKEVEFCPLEYENHVPCFNVSESLALGFSDGEELNRRCGHGIRQNCLFPPPVNYRIPLRWPTGRDIIWVANVKITAQEVLSSGSLTKRMMMLEEEQISFRSASLMFDGVEDYSHQIAEMIGLRNESNFIQAGVRTILDIGCGYGSFGAHLFSKEILTMCIASYEASGSQVQLTLERGLPAMIGSFTSKQMPYPYLSFDMVHCARCGIDWDQKDGILLIEVDRVLRPGGYFVWTSPLTNAQRFLRNKEMQKRWNFVRNFAENLCWEMLSQQDETAVWKKTSKKSCYASRKPGSGPSICSKRHDGESPYYRPLEACIGGTQSSRWIPIKARTTWPSRAKLNSSELQIYDLHSEEFAEDTQHWNLAIRNYWSLLSPLIFSDHPKRPGDEDPSPPFNMLRNVLDMNAHLGGFNSALLEAGKSVWVMNVVPTIGHNYLPLILDRGFVGVLHDWCEAFPTYPRTYDMVHAAGLLSLETSQQRRCTMLDLFTEIDRLLRPEGWVILRDTVSLIDSARMLITRLKWDARVVEIESNSNERLLVCQKPFFKRQTN; from the exons ATGTCCAGGGCTATGCACAGAGGTGTATCTGGGTTACGGATCTCTGGGAACAGTCATGATTCCCGGGACTCTCAAATGAAAGTTAAAACAGAGAAGGAGGATTCTGAAAAAAATCGGTCTTCTGATCACACCTGTTTATCTTTCAAATTCCCTAGTGTACCCTTCCCAGATAATTCTTCATCGAAGCATGGTATTAGTGAGAATGGTTTTGCATCTGATACCTTCAGTGCTGGAAGTCCAAGAAGCCGCCACAAATTAACTATGCTCGTCCTCAAGTTGAGCTTAGTTCTGATTGTAGTTCTGGCCCTTACTGGATCTTTCTTGTGGACAATCTCCATTACAACCTCATCAAGAGGTCAAATATTTCATTCTCATGGTTATAGGCGACTCTATGAGCAACTTGTTTCAGACCTATGGGATATTGGAGAGCTCTCTCTTGGCCCTGCAAGGTTGAAAGAAGTAGAATTCTGTCCTTTGGAATATGAAAATCATGTTCCTTGCTTCAATGTCTCTGAGAGTCTTGCTCTGGGTTTTTCTGATGGAGAAGAGTTAAATCGTCGCTGTGGGCATGGGATAAGGCAAAATTGCTTATTTCCTCCCCCTGTGAATTATAGGATTCCTCTTAGGTGGCCCACTGGAAGAGATATCATTTGGGTTGCAAATGTTAAAATTACTGCACAAGAGGTACTATCCTCTGGTAGCTTGACCAAGAG GATGATGATGTTGGAGGAAGAGCAGATTTCCTTCCGTTCAGCCTCTCTTATGTTTGATGGAGTTGAAGACTACTCACATCAAATTGCAGAAATGATTGGGCTGAGAAATGAATCCAACTTCATTCAAGCTGGG GTTCGGACCATCTTGGATATAGGATGTGGTTATGGTAGCTTTGGAGCACATCTCTTTTCAAAAGAGATCTTAACTATGTGCATTGCAAGCTATGAGGCTTCAGGCAGTCAAGTTCAACTAACTCTTGAGAGAGGTCTTCCTGCAATGATTGGTTCATTTACTTCAAAGCAGATGCCATATCCATATCTTTCCTTTGATATGGTGCATTGTGCTCGATGTGGCATTGACTGGGACCAAAAAG ATGGCATTCTCTTGATTGAAGTTGATAGAGTTTTGAGGCCAGGAGGATACTTTGTTTGGACTTCACCTCTTACCAATGCTCAGAGGTTCCTTCGTAACAAAGAGATGCAGAAGAGGTGGAACTTCGTACGTAACTTTGCAGAAAATCTCTGCTGGGAAATGTTATCACAGCAAGATGAAACTGCTGTATGGAAAAAGACCAGTAAAAAGAGTTGTTATGCTTCTCG GAAACCTGGTTCAGGCCCTTCAATTTGCAGTAAACGCCATGATGGTGAATCTCCATATTATCGGCCACTGGAAGCCTGCATAGGGGGGACTCAGAGCAGCCGATGGATTCCTATAAAAGCGAGGACAACCTGGCCTTCTAGAGCTAAATTGAACTCGAGTGAACTTCAAATTTATG ATCTACATTCGGAAGAGTTTGCTGAAGATACCCAACATTGGAACTTAGCCATTCGCAATTATTGGTCACTTCTGTCACCACTAATATTCTCAGATCATCCAAAGAGACCTGGTGATGAGGATCCTTCTCCACCTTTTAACATGCTCAGGAATGTGCTAGACATGAATGCACATCTAGGCGGTTTCAATTCTGCTTTATTGGAAGCCGGGAAATCTGTGTGGGTTATGAACGTGGTCCCTACAATTGGGCACAATTACCTTCCCTTGATCCTGGATAGAGGATTTGTTGGCGTATTGCATGACTG GTGCGAAGCATTTCCAACATACCCTAGAACTTATGATATGGTGCATGCTGCTGGACTTCTATCTCTTGAAACAAGTCAGCAGCGCAGGTGCACCATGCTCGATCTATTCACAGAGATAGACCGGTTACTTCGTCCAGAG GGGTGGGTGATACTTCGGGACACCGTTTCTCTTATTGATTcagcaagaatgctcataacaAGGCTGAAATGGGATGCACGAGTTGTGGAGATTGAGAGTAACAGTAATGAGAGATTGCTGGTCTGCCAGAAACCTTTCTTTAAGCGACAAACAAACTGA